A genomic segment from Sporichthya brevicatena encodes:
- a CDS encoding enoyl-CoA hydratase/isomerase family protein: MTDAKNAVRDEEPTILLERDDDGVATLTLNRPARKNGIHRGMVDAAITALDEVASDHRNRVLVVTGAGNAFCSGMDLVEPMAPDELTFMRRVGILCRNLHELPIPTIAKVRGPAIGFGANFALCCDLVLAADESTFGELFAARGLGLDGGGSWSLPRLVGPQKAKEIAFFAQSLTGSQAAAIGLINKSVPGDSLDGVVAEWASTLAAGPRRALSMIKSQINTALETSFSAALEKEAVAQAQAARASEVKEGVKAFFEKRKPDFRAAD, encoded by the coding sequence ATGACTGACGCGAAGAACGCCGTGCGGGACGAGGAGCCGACGATCCTGCTCGAGCGGGACGACGACGGGGTCGCGACGCTGACCCTGAACCGCCCGGCCCGGAAGAACGGGATCCACCGCGGGATGGTGGACGCCGCGATCACGGCGCTCGATGAGGTCGCGTCCGACCACCGGAACCGCGTGCTCGTCGTGACCGGGGCCGGGAACGCGTTCTGCTCCGGCATGGATCTCGTGGAGCCGATGGCGCCCGACGAGCTGACGTTCATGCGCCGCGTCGGCATCCTGTGCCGGAACCTGCACGAGCTCCCGATCCCGACGATCGCGAAGGTCCGGGGCCCGGCGATCGGCTTCGGGGCGAACTTCGCGCTGTGCTGCGACCTCGTCCTCGCCGCGGACGAATCGACGTTCGGCGAGCTCTTCGCCGCCCGGGGTCTCGGCCTCGACGGCGGGGGCTCGTGGTCGCTGCCCCGGCTCGTCGGGCCGCAGAAGGCGAAAGAGATCGCGTTCTTCGCCCAAAGCCTGACGGGCAGTCAGGCCGCGGCGATCGGGCTGATCAACAAGTCGGTTCCGGGGGACTCACTCGACGGCGTCGTCGCGGAGTGGGCCTCGACCCTCGCGGCCGGCCCCCGTCGCGCGCTGTCGATGATCAAGTCGCAGATCAACACCGCGCTCGAGACCAGCTTCTCCGCCGCGCTGGAGAAGGAGGCGGTCGCGCAGGCCCAGGCCGCCCGCGCCTCCGAGGTGAAGGAAGGCGTCAAGGCGTTCTTCGAGAAGCGCAAGCCAGACTTCCGCGCCGCCGACTGA